One genomic segment of Hevea brasiliensis isolate MT/VB/25A 57/8 chromosome 3, ASM3005281v1, whole genome shotgun sequence includes these proteins:
- the LOC131178745 gene encoding cationic amino acid transporter 2, vacuolar-like: protein MVPLPSSLQDTIDFVSLQYGVNSQNINVETSDVNGGASSTLPLLGKNNTVVDYPKIVKQEAQRNYVRNEENRRKIAGSTIAFTCIGAFLLTYAATDLNIPRWVDQE from the exons ATGGTGCCACTTCCATCCTCACTTCAGGACACAATTGATTTTGTCTCATTGCAGTACGGGGTGAACAGtcagaatattaatgttgaaacgTCTGATGTTAATGGTGGTGCTTCAAGTACTTTGCCTTTGCTAGGCAAAAATAACACAGTAGTTGATTATCCTAAAATTGTAAAACAAGAAGCTCAGCGCAATT ATGTTCGAAATGAAGAGAACAGAAGAAAAATTGCTGGCTCGACCATAGCATTCACATGTATTGGAGCATTTCTTCTTACATATGCAGCTACAGATTTGAATATTCCTAGGTGGGTTGATCAAGAGTAA